From the unidentified bacterial endosymbiont genome, one window contains:
- a CDS encoding 2-hydroxyacid dehydrogenase: MKLAVYSTKQYDKKYLQQVNKTYGFELEFFDFLLTDKTAKTANGCEGVCIFVNDDGSRPVLEELKKHGVKFIALRCAGFNNVDLDAAKELGLKVVRVPAYSPEAVAEHAVGMMMSLNRRIHRAYQRTRDANFSLEGLTGFTLYGKTAGVVGTGKIGVAALRILKGFGMRLLAFDPYPSAAALDLGVEYVDLPTLFSQSDVISLHCPLTPDNHHLLNQAAFDQMKDGVMIINTSRGALIDSQAAIEALKTQKIGALGMDVYENERDLFFEDKSNDVIQDDVFRRLSACHNVLFTGHQAFLTAEALISISETTLENLLQLEKGEACPNSIA, encoded by the coding sequence ATGAAACTTGCCGTTTATAGTACAAAACAGTACGACAAAAAGTATCTGCAACAGGTTAACAAGACTTACGGGTTCGAACTCGAATTTTTCGACTTTCTGCTCACCGATAAAACTGCCAAAACGGCGAACGGTTGTGAGGGTGTCTGCATTTTCGTCAACGATGACGGCAGCCGTCCAGTGCTGGAAGAGTTGAAAAAACACGGCGTGAAGTTCATCGCCCTGCGCTGCGCAGGCTTTAACAACGTTGATCTTGACGCGGCAAAAGAACTGGGTTTGAAGGTAGTACGCGTCCCGGCTTACTCGCCGGAAGCGGTCGCAGAACATGCTGTTGGCATGATGATGTCGCTGAATCGTCGTATTCATCGCGCTTATCAACGCACCCGTGATGCGAACTTCTCCCTCGAAGGGCTGACGGGCTTTACCCTGTACGGCAAAACCGCAGGCGTGGTCGGTACCGGCAAAATTGGCGTGGCGGCCCTTCGCATTCTGAAAGGTTTTGGCATGCGCCTGCTGGCGTTTGATCCGTATCCCAGTGCGGCTGCGCTGGATCTGGGCGTGGAATATGTCGACCTGCCTACGCTGTTCTCACAGTCTGACGTAATTTCCCTGCACTGCCCGCTAACGCCTGATAACCACCACCTGCTTAACCAGGCCGCGTTTGACCAGATGAAAGACGGGGTGATGATCATCAATACCAGTCGCGGGGCATTAATTGATTCTCAGGCCGCTATCGAAGCGCTGAAAACGCAGAAGATTGGCGCACTGGGCATGGACGTGTATGAGAACGAACGCGATTTGTTCTTTGAAGACAAGTCCAACGACGTCATTCAGGATGACGTGTTCCGCCGCCTGTCTGCCTGCCATAACGTGTTGTTCACCGGTCACCAGGCGTTCCTCACTGCAGAAGCGCTGATCAGCATTTCTGAGACCACGCTTGAGAATCTGCTGCAGCTTGAGAAAGGTGAAGCCTGTCCTAACAGCATTGCCTGA
- a CDS encoding mechanosensitive ion channel family protein translates to MAYMEYLLTYIEGNPALAIGFNIVLLIISGFFAHIMCKFLLIKVVRKVFFSSHKQDVPLEKDRRIAEKLSNFVPVLIVYYLLQFMPNMPGSLTTAINTVCGILFFVFLSLFFNEMLDIVNSSYLRKTKRKNHSIKGYIQIGKILVHIIAAIMILAVMSNKSPAIIISSLGAVAAVLMLIFQHTLLSLVANVQLSSNDVLQLGDWIEMPDKNLSGEVTDIALHTITIRNWDNTISRIPTKNFLTETYTNWQAMFSSGARRIMRNTTIDQHSVVFLSQDILAPMLAIRGVNEPLAKLLDGRDPTGVADSWFVDNGLTNLTLFRHYLMAYLAERTDIIKDMYIVVRTLKPSPSGIPLEIYCFTTSTLWMDYENTQSAIFEYITAVAGRFSLRLYQYPAGHDFWRLSQESRPQNSEQRPDEP, encoded by the coding sequence ATGGCATACATGGAGTATTTATTAACTTATATTGAAGGGAATCCAGCGCTGGCCATTGGTTTTAATATCGTACTGCTGATTATCTCCGGGTTTTTTGCGCATATTATGTGCAAATTTCTGCTCATTAAAGTTGTCCGAAAAGTGTTCTTTTCCAGCCACAAACAGGATGTTCCCCTCGAAAAAGATCGGCGCATTGCTGAAAAGCTGTCCAATTTCGTGCCTGTTCTTATCGTTTATTATCTTCTGCAATTTATGCCGAATATGCCTGGCTCGTTGACCACGGCGATAAACACGGTATGTGGAATACTGTTCTTTGTTTTCCTGTCTCTCTTTTTCAATGAAATGCTGGATATCGTTAACAGCTCCTATTTACGCAAAACCAAGAGAAAAAATCACTCAATTAAAGGCTATATCCAGATAGGGAAGATTTTAGTCCACATCATCGCGGCGATTATGATACTGGCCGTGATGTCGAACAAATCCCCAGCCATTATCATCTCAAGTCTCGGGGCGGTTGCTGCGGTACTGATGTTAATCTTCCAGCACACGCTGCTTTCGCTGGTGGCCAACGTACAGCTCTCATCAAATGATGTGCTGCAGCTTGGCGACTGGATTGAAATGCCGGATAAAAATTTAAGCGGTGAAGTGACCGATATAGCCTTGCACACGATCACGATACGTAACTGGGATAATACTATCTCCCGTATTCCGACGAAAAATTTCCTCACCGAAACCTATACCAACTGGCAGGCCATGTTTTCGTCCGGGGCGCGACGGATAATGCGAAATACGACAATCGATCAGCACTCGGTGGTGTTTTTGTCTCAGGACATCCTGGCGCCCATGCTGGCGATCCGCGGCGTCAATGAACCTCTGGCAAAGCTGCTTGACGGACGTGATCCCACCGGGGTGGCGGACAGCTGGTTTGTGGATAATGGGCTGACCAATTTAACGCTTTTTCGCCACTATCTGATGGCGTACCTGGCAGAACGAACCGATATTATCAAGGATATGTACATCGTGGTGCGAACGTTAAAACCTTCACCGTCCGGGATCCCGCTCGAAATTTACTGTTTTACCACCTCAACCCTGTGGATGGATTATGAAAATACCCAGTCCGCTATTTTTGAGTATATTACCGCCGTCGCCGGGCGATTTTCCCTGCGTTTATATCAATATCCTGCGGGGCATGATTTCTGGCGTTTGTCACAGGAAAGTCGCCCGCAAAATAGTGAACAGCGGCCTGATGAGCCTTAA
- a CDS encoding YdbH family protein, whose amino-acid sequence MKGKYKAAIALLLLFILLPLTLLMTLAQWVPTLAGIWLPAGTRIAFEKPPILTRHAIVIPDLRYLVEDCEIARLENATLSHPSRWDLDIGALDIHSVCLGKIPPSAPSTAAPKTLAQWQALLPNAWITIHRLTLSPWQQWEGELRASLTPAQQEVAYQGEQVSIKGQLRGQTLAISQFDVQLAGQPQPVKLLGEFTLPLVPDGVPVKGQALATFKVPALSSLVDAELEWQENQGQLVVMARDNPDPLLDLPWQITRQELTISDGRWHWDRSGMPLSGRVGLRVDNWQLGLEKATVTGRLNVLTQGDAGKGNAVLNFGPGRLSMDNSDMPLHLSGEAKQDDLVLYARLPAKLTGSLSDPQLIFAPGALLRSRGRIINALDIDEIRWPLAGVKVTQKGVDGRLQAILRAHENDMGDFELHLDGQASDFLPDNGLWQWRYWGKGGFTPMQARWDVAGRGEWRDQLIELTDLSTGFDQLQYGTMTVSKPRLVLDKPVRWFRDPARPTFSGALSLNAGQTTFSGGSVLPPSVLAFSVEGPDPTRFQFRGRLHADKIGPVQVNGRWDGERLRGEAWWPQQSLNVFQPLIPTDWKMTLRDGELYAQVAFSAAADQGFEAGGHGVLKSGSVWMPDNQVSGVDFVLPFRFREGIWSLGTRGPVTLRIGEVKNLVTARNITADLQGDYPWSEENPLLLTNVKVEMLGGKITLQQLRMPQHVPGLLRVDNISSSELISAVNPKQFTLSGPVSGALPFWLNNEKWIIKDGWLTNPGTMTLRIDQDTADAIVRDNMVAGAAINWLRYMEIAHSWTKINLDNLGQLTMQSAIKGTSRMDGKSGSVNLNYTHEENVFILWRSLRFGDNLKTWFEQHAVIPITRSSTGKESEEQQ is encoded by the coding sequence ATGAAGGGTAAATACAAAGCCGCTATTGCGCTCTTACTGCTGTTCATTTTGTTGCCACTGACGCTGTTGATGACCCTCGCGCAGTGGGTGCCGACGCTCGCCGGGATTTGGCTGCCCGCAGGGACGCGTATCGCCTTCGAGAAGCCTCCCATCCTGACGCGCCACGCTATTGTTATCCCCGATCTTCGTTATCTGGTTGAGGACTGCGAAATTGCCCGCCTCGAAAATGCGACCCTGTCGCACCCCAGCCGCTGGGATCTGGATATCGGCGCGCTTGACATTCATTCCGTCTGCCTTGGCAAAATTCCGCCGTCCGCCCCCTCGACGGCCGCGCCAAAAACCCTGGCGCAGTGGCAGGCACTCTTGCCCAACGCCTGGATAACCATTCATCGCCTGACGCTTTCGCCCTGGCAGCAGTGGGAGGGTGAGCTTCGTGCATCGCTCACGCCTGCCCAACAGGAAGTGGCCTATCAAGGTGAACAGGTGAGTATCAAGGGGCAATTGCGTGGTCAAACGCTGGCTATCAGCCAGTTTGACGTTCAGCTTGCCGGTCAACCCCAGCCCGTTAAGCTGCTGGGTGAGTTCACCTTACCCCTGGTGCCGGACGGCGTGCCGGTTAAAGGCCAAGCGCTCGCGACATTTAAGGTGCCAGCGTTATCGTCGCTGGTCGATGCCGAACTGGAATGGCAAGAAAACCAGGGGCAACTGGTGGTCATGGCGCGAGATAACCCCGACCCCCTGCTCGACCTGCCGTGGCAAATTACCCGCCAAGAGTTGACCATCAGCGACGGTCGCTGGCACTGGGATCGGTCAGGTATGCCGTTGAGCGGTCGCGTTGGCCTTCGGGTCGACAACTGGCAACTGGGACTGGAAAAAGCCACGGTTACGGGGCGCCTGAATGTGCTTACCCAGGGCGATGCGGGGAAAGGTAACGCGGTACTGAATTTTGGCCCGGGCAGGCTCAGCATGGATAACAGCGACATGCCGCTCCACCTGAGCGGCGAGGCGAAACAAGACGACCTCGTGCTCTACGCCAGGCTCCCGGCAAAACTGACTGGCAGCCTGAGCGACCCGCAGCTCATTTTTGCCCCCGGTGCGCTATTGCGTTCACGCGGACGTATCATCAACGCCCTTGATATCGATGAAATCCGCTGGCCGCTGGCCGGTGTGAAAGTGACGCAGAAGGGCGTGGATGGACGGCTGCAGGCCATTTTGCGGGCGCATGAAAATGACATGGGGGATTTTGAACTCCATCTCGACGGCCAGGCCAGCGACTTTTTACCCGATAACGGACTGTGGCAGTGGCGCTACTGGGGCAAAGGAGGCTTCACGCCGATGCAGGCGCGTTGGGATGTAGCGGGAAGAGGCGAGTGGCGTGACCAGCTTATTGAGCTGACCGATCTTTCCACCGGTTTTGACCAGCTCCAGTACGGCACCATGACGGTGAGCAAACCTCGTCTGGTGCTGGATAAGCCTGTACGCTGGTTTCGCGACCCGGCGAGGCCCACGTTCAGCGGCGCACTCTCACTCAATGCCGGGCAAACGACCTTCTCCGGTGGAAGCGTGCTGCCGCCGTCGGTACTGGCGTTCAGCGTTGAGGGGCCTGACCCGACACGCTTCCAGTTCAGGGGCCGCCTCCATGCCGATAAAATTGGCCCGGTGCAGGTAAACGGGCGCTGGGACGGCGAACGTCTGCGCGGAGAAGCCTGGTGGCCGCAACAGTCGCTTAACGTGTTCCAGCCGCTTATCCCGACGGACTGGAAGATGACCCTGCGTGACGGCGAACTCTATGCGCAGGTTGCCTTTTCAGCCGCCGCAGACCAGGGCTTTGAGGCTGGCGGTCACGGCGTCCTTAAATCCGGTAGCGTCTGGATGCCAGATAACCAGGTCAGCGGCGTGGACTTCGTTCTACCGTTTCGTTTTCGCGAGGGGATCTGGTCGTTAGGCACCCGCGGTCCGGTAACCTTACGTATCGGCGAAGTGAAAAATCTGGTCACCGCGCGCAATATTACAGCGGACCTGCAGGGCGACTATCCATGGAGTGAGGAAAACCCGCTGCTGCTCACCAACGTGAAGGTTGAAATGCTGGGGGGCAAAATTACCCTGCAGCAACTGCGAATGCCGCAACACGTTCCGGGCCTGTTACGCGTGGACAATATCTCCTCCAGCGAACTGATTAGCGCCGTTAACCCGAAGCAATTTACCCTGTCCGGGCCGGTAAGCGGGGCGTTGCCGTTCTGGCTAAATAATGAAAAATGGATTATCAAAGACGGTTGGCTGACGAACCCGGGGACTATGACGCTGCGTATCGACCAGGATACCGCCGACGCCATCGTGCGCGACAATATGGTCGCAGGCGCGGCGATCAACTGGCTCCGCTATATGGAAATCGCCCACTCCTGGACAAAAATTAATCTTGATAATCTGGGGCAATTGACAATGCAGTCGGCGATCAAAGGAACCAGCCGGATGGATGGAAAAAGCGGTTCTGTCAACCTGAATTACACTCATGAAGAGAACGTCTTTATCCTCTGGCGCAGCCTGCGTTTTGGAGACAACCTGAAAACCTGGTTTGAGCAACACGCGGTCATACCCATTACCCGCAGTTCGACTGGCAAGGAAAGTGAGGAACAACAATGA
- a CDS encoding YnbE family lipoprotein, which yields MKKRAGALTVAVAALLNGCTPRIEVAAPKEPITINMNVKIEHEIHIKVDKDVETLLKSRSDLF from the coding sequence ATGAAAAAGAGGGCTGGGGCACTTACCGTCGCCGTTGCCGCGCTGCTGAACGGCTGTACGCCGCGCATTGAAGTCGCCGCGCCGAAGGAGCCGATTACCATCAATATGAACGTGAAAATCGAACATGAGATCCACATCAAAGTCGATAAGGACGTTGAAACCCTGTTGAAATCACGCAGCGATCTGTTCTGA
- a CDS encoding YdbL family protein: MKQTVALFILTLGMNVQAAALTLNDARMQGRVGETLSGYIAPVRQDAETLALVNNINAARTESYQKLADSNNLPVNEVAKMAGQKLVARVQPGEYVKGINGKWLKK; the protein is encoded by the coding sequence ATGAAACAAACAGTAGCCCTTTTCATCCTGACGCTGGGAATGAACGTACAGGCGGCAGCGCTCACCTTAAACGACGCCCGGATGCAGGGGCGCGTGGGGGAAACCCTGAGCGGTTATATCGCGCCAGTTAGGCAAGATGCCGAGACCCTGGCACTGGTGAACAACATCAATGCCGCGCGTACGGAAAGTTATCAAAAACTGGCGGACAGCAATAACTTACCGGTCAATGAAGTGGCGAAAATGGCCGGGCAAAAACTGGTTGCCCGCGTCCAGCCCGGAGAATACGTGAAGGGGATTAACGGCAAATGGCTGAAAAAGTAG
- a CDS encoding LysR family transcriptional regulator — protein MAKRENYNELYLFMQVVREGSFTAAAQRLGLAQSGVSRSVRELEERVGVQLLVRTTRKLSLTQAGEQLYQKAESGFDALDVGLATLAHYRQSPSGTVRINASQHAIDKCLLPKLAVFKQRYPDIRLELINESRFVDIIEERFDAGVRLGPEVAQGMVAVRITPDMEMAVVATPDHFRRYGFAQTPADLALHPCIAYQFADGSVYQWELIQDGKKIIHRPDGQWALSDSYMEAEAARLGLGLAYVPVELIADDLERGTLIRVLQRYSLRMEGLFLYYPHRNVSPALRIVIDTLKI, from the coding sequence GTGGCGAAACGAGAAAATTACAATGAGCTTTACCTGTTCATGCAGGTGGTGCGGGAAGGCAGTTTTACCGCGGCGGCTCAGCGGCTTGGGCTTGCGCAGTCGGGCGTCAGCCGGTCTGTTCGTGAACTTGAAGAGAGAGTGGGCGTTCAGTTGCTGGTGCGCACTACGCGCAAGCTGTCGCTAACGCAGGCCGGGGAGCAGCTTTACCAGAAGGCTGAGTCCGGGTTTGATGCGTTAGACGTGGGGCTTGCCACTCTGGCCCATTATCGTCAAAGCCCCTCTGGCACGGTGCGGATCAATGCCAGCCAGCACGCTATTGATAAATGCCTCCTGCCAAAGCTTGCGGTATTTAAACAGCGCTACCCCGACATCAGGCTTGAACTGATAAATGAGAGTCGCTTCGTCGATATTATTGAGGAACGGTTCGATGCGGGGGTTCGCCTGGGGCCAGAGGTGGCTCAGGGCATGGTGGCGGTGCGCATTACCCCCGATATGGAGATGGCTGTGGTCGCCACCCCCGACCATTTTCGTCGCTACGGCTTTGCCCAGACCCCGGCGGATTTAGCCCTCCATCCCTGCATTGCCTACCAGTTTGCCGACGGCAGTGTGTATCAGTGGGAACTCATTCAGGACGGGAAAAAAATCATCCACCGGCCAGACGGGCAATGGGCGCTGTCTGATAGCTATATGGAGGCAGAAGCCGCCCGGTTGGGCCTGGGGCTGGCCTATGTTCCTGTCGAACTCATTGCGGACGATCTTGAACGCGGTACGCTGATCCGGGTGTTACAGCGTTACAGCCTGCGCATGGAGGGGTTGTTCCTGTATTACCCTCATCGCAACGTCTCCCCCGCCCTGCGCATCGTTATTGATACCCTGAAAATCTAG